From one Anopheles cruzii chromosome 3, idAnoCruzAS_RS32_06, whole genome shotgun sequence genomic stretch:
- the LOC128269716 gene encoding acetylcholine receptor subunit alpha-like 1 isoform X1, with product MGSVLLTAVFIALQFATGLANPDSKRLYDDLLSNYNRLIRPVGNNSDRLTVKMGLRLSQLIDVNLKNQIMTTNVWVEQEWNDYKLKWNPDDYGGVDTLHVPSEHIWLPDIVLYNNADGNYEVTIMTKAILHHTGKVVWKPPAIYKSFCEIDVEYFPFDEQTCFMKFGSWTYDGYMVDLRHLQQTPDSDNIDIGIDLQDYYISVEWDIMKVPAVRNEKFYSCCEEPYPDIIFNITLRRKTLFYTVNLIIPCVGISFLSVLVFYLPSDSGEKISLCISILLSLTVFFLLLAEIIPPTSLTVPLLGKYLLFTMMLVTLSVVVTIAVLNVNFRSPVTHKMAPWVHRVFIELLPKVLCIQRPKKDDDPSETEDQTPTDVLTDVFQVPPDVEKYVGFCGKEYGTDFDIPALPPSRFDVAASGGMGPCFGEPPLPALPLPGGDDDLFSPTGNGDMSPTCCGDLSPTFEKPLLREMEKTIEASRFVAQHVRNKDKFESIEEDWKYVALVLDRLFLWIFTIACILGTALIILQAPSLYDTTQPIDAFYSKIAKKKMELLKMGSENV from the exons ATGGGGAGCGTGCTACTCACGGCTGTGTTCATAGCGTTACAATTTGCTACCGGCCTGGCCAACCCTGACTCCAAGCGTTTATATGACGACCTGCTGAGCAACTACAACCGACTGATACGGCCCGTGGGCAACAACTCCGATCGTCTGACAGTCAAAATGGGTCTACGACTCTCGCAGTTGATTGATGTG AATctgaaaaatcaaattatgaCGACGAACGTGTGGGTAGAGCAG GAATGGAACGATTACAAGCTAAAATGGAACCCAGATGACTACGGCGGAGTGGACACCCTGCACGTCCCATCCGAACACATTTGGCTGCCAGATATAGTGTTGTATAATAA TGCGGACGGTAACTACGAGGTGACAATAATGACAAAAGCAATTTTACATCATACGGGTAAAGTAGTTTGGAAACCACCTGCCATTTATAAATCATTTTGTGAAATCGATGTTGAGTATTTTCCATTTGATGAGCAAACATGTTTTATGAAATTCGGATCCTGGACGTACGATGGTTACATG GTCGATCTTCGGCATCTGCAGCAGACACCGGACTCGGACAACATCGACATCGGCATCGATCTGCAAGATTACTATATATCAGTTGAATGGGACATTATGAAGGTGCCTGCCGTTAGGAATGAAAAATTTTATAGTTGTTGTGAAGAACCATATCCGGATATTATATTTAACATAACGTTAAGGCGAAAGACACTTTTCTACACCGTGAACTTGATCATACCTTGCGTTGGGATATCGTTTCTCTCCGTGCTAGTGTTTTATTTGCCGAGTGACTCCGGCGAGAAGATATCATTATGTATAAGTATACTGCTGTCGCTGACCGTGTTTTTCCTGCTGCTCGCCGAAATCATTCCGCCGACGTCGCTCACGGTGCCGCTGCTCGGCAAGTATCTGCTGTTCACCATGATGCTCGTCACgctctccgtcgtcgtcacgaTCGCGGTGCTGAACGTCAACTTTCG ATCGCCCGTCACGCACAAGATGGCGCCGTGGGTGCATCGGGTTTTTATAGAACTACTGCCTAAGGTTTTATGCATACAGCGACCGAAGAAGGACGACGATCCATCCGAAACCGAAGACCAGACGCCGACCGACGTGCTGACGGACGTGTTCCAGGTGCCGCCCGATGTGGAGAAGTACGTCGGCTTCTGCGGGAAGGAGTACGGCACCGACTTCGACATACCCG CACTGCCACCTTCGCGGTTCGACGTGGCCGCCTCGGGCGGCATGGGGCCATGTTTCGGTGAGCCCCCACTGCCagcactgccactgccgggcGGGGACGATGATCTTTTCAGCCCGACCGGCAACGGGGACATGAGCCCGACCTGCTGCGGTGACCTGAGTCCGACCTTCGAGAAGCCGTTGCTGCGCGAGATGGAGAAAACCATCGAGGCGTCCCGGTTCGTCGCTCAGCACGTTAGAAATAAGGACAAGTTCGAAAGT ATAGAAGAAGACTGGAAGTATGTGGCGCTCGTGCTGGATCGACTGTTTCTCTGGATCTTCACGATAGCGTGTATCCTCGGCACGGCGCTCATCATTCTGCAGGCCCCGAGCCTCTACGACACCACGCAACCAATCGACGCATTCTACTCGAAGATCGCCAAGAAGAAGATGGAGCTGCTCAAAATGGGCAGCGAGAACGTATAG
- the LOC128269716 gene encoding acetylcholine receptor subunit alpha-like 1 isoform X2: protein MGSVLLTAVFIALQFATGLANPDSKRLYDDLLSNYNRLIRPVGNNSDRLTVKMGLRLSQLIDVNLKNQIMTTNVWVEQEWNDYKLKWNPDDYGGVDTLHVPSEHIWLPDIVLYNNADGNYEVTIMTKAILHHTGKVVWKPPAIYKSFCEIDVEYFPFDEQTCFMKFGSWTYDGYMVDLRHLQQTPDSDNIDIGIDLQDYYISVEWDIMKVPAVRNEKFYSCCEEPYPDIIFNITLRRKTLFYTVNLIIPCVGISFLSVLVFYLPSDSGEKISLCISILLSLTVFFLLLAEIIPPTSLTVPLLGKYLLFTMMLVTLSVVVTIAVLNVNFRSPVTHKMAPWVHRVFIELLPKVLCIQRPKKDDDPSETEDQTPTDVLTDVFQVPPDVEKYVGFCGKEYGTDFDIPALPPSRFDVAASGGMGPCFGEPPLPALPLPGGDDDLFSPTGNGDMSPTCCGDLSPTFEKPLLREMEKTIEASRFVAQHVRNKDKFESVKEDWKYVALVLDRLFLWIFTIACILGTALIILQAPSLYDTTQPIDAFYSKIAKKKMELLKMGSENV from the exons ATGGGGAGCGTGCTACTCACGGCTGTGTTCATAGCGTTACAATTTGCTACCGGCCTGGCCAACCCTGACTCCAAGCGTTTATATGACGACCTGCTGAGCAACTACAACCGACTGATACGGCCCGTGGGCAACAACTCCGATCGTCTGACAGTCAAAATGGGTCTACGACTCTCGCAGTTGATTGATGTG AATctgaaaaatcaaattatgaCGACGAACGTGTGGGTAGAGCAG GAATGGAACGATTACAAGCTAAAATGGAACCCAGATGACTACGGCGGAGTGGACACCCTGCACGTCCCATCCGAACACATTTGGCTGCCAGATATAGTGTTGTATAATAA TGCGGACGGTAACTACGAGGTGACAATAATGACAAAAGCAATTTTACATCATACGGGTAAAGTAGTTTGGAAACCACCTGCCATTTATAAATCATTTTGTGAAATCGATGTTGAGTATTTTCCATTTGATGAGCAAACATGTTTTATGAAATTCGGATCCTGGACGTACGATGGTTACATG GTCGATCTTCGGCATCTGCAGCAGACACCGGACTCGGACAACATCGACATCGGCATCGATCTGCAAGATTACTATATATCAGTTGAATGGGACATTATGAAGGTGCCTGCCGTTAGGAATGAAAAATTTTATAGTTGTTGTGAAGAACCATATCCGGATATTATATTTAACATAACGTTAAGGCGAAAGACACTTTTCTACACCGTGAACTTGATCATACCTTGCGTTGGGATATCGTTTCTCTCCGTGCTAGTGTTTTATTTGCCGAGTGACTCCGGCGAGAAGATATCATTATGTATAAGTATACTGCTGTCGCTGACCGTGTTTTTCCTGCTGCTCGCCGAAATCATTCCGCCGACGTCGCTCACGGTGCCGCTGCTCGGCAAGTATCTGCTGTTCACCATGATGCTCGTCACgctctccgtcgtcgtcacgaTCGCGGTGCTGAACGTCAACTTTCG ATCGCCCGTCACGCACAAGATGGCGCCGTGGGTGCATCGGGTTTTTATAGAACTACTGCCTAAGGTTTTATGCATACAGCGACCGAAGAAGGACGACGATCCATCCGAAACCGAAGACCAGACGCCGACCGACGTGCTGACGGACGTGTTCCAGGTGCCGCCCGATGTGGAGAAGTACGTCGGCTTCTGCGGGAAGGAGTACGGCACCGACTTCGACATACCCG CACTGCCACCTTCGCGGTTCGACGTGGCCGCCTCGGGCGGCATGGGGCCATGTTTCGGTGAGCCCCCACTGCCagcactgccactgccgggcGGGGACGATGATCTTTTCAGCCCGACCGGCAACGGGGACATGAGCCCGACCTGCTGCGGTGACCTGAGTCCGACCTTCGAGAAGCCGTTGCTGCGCGAGATGGAGAAAACCATCGAGGCGTCCCGGTTCGTCGCTCAGCACGTTAGAAATAAGGACAAGTTCGAAAGTGTAA AAGAAGACTGGAAGTATGTGGCGCTCGTGCTGGATCGACTGTTTCTCTGGATCTTCACGATAGCGTGTATCCTCGGCACGGCGCTCATCATTCTGCAGGCCCCGAGCCTCTACGACACCACGCAACCAATCGACGCATTCTACTCGAAGATCGCCAAGAAGAAGATGGAGCTGCTCAAAATGGGCAGCGAGAACGTATAG